The stretch of DNA agaacatcaCCCCATATTATCATTTGTGTGTCAAGGATATTTTAACTATTTAGCTTTCATTATGTTGTTCTAGGTAGTAGAAGAATCTTTGACGAGTTTAAACCTTTTCCATGGAGGGGTTGCTGATAAACAAGCTGGAAAATACAGTGGTGGGGTGAAGAGGAGGCTTAGTGTTGACAAATTCTacctttcaaaatataaataggtGTTTAAGGTTATTGAAAGCAATGAAATTAGAAAGTTGGTATGTCATAATTCTTATGCGATATTTTAAGACAACGgtgtgaagaagaagaagaacatcaCCCCATATTATCATTTGTGTGTCAAGGATATTTTAACTATTTAGCTTTCATTATGTTGTTCTAGGTAGTAGAAGAATCTTTGACGAGTTTAAACCTTTTCCATGGAGGGGTTGCTGATAAACAAGCTGGAAAATACAGTGGTGGGGTGAAGAGGAGGCTTAGTGTTGCAATTTCATTAATTGGGGACCCCAAAGTTTGTTATTCTTTTCAACCCAGTCtgatcattttttctttttcatatttagaaaaataaaaagatgattCAAGTTTTCTTATTATGTAAATGCCAATTCAAATTTAGGTTGTTTATATGGATGAGCCAAGTACTAGATTAGACCATGCTTCAAGAAAATGTTTATGGAATGTTATCAAGCTTGCAAAACAGGATCGCGCAATCATTCTGACAAGTATTCTCTTGCTCTTTCATGGATTTTGTCGCACTATATTCTACTTGTTGTTTATGCTTTAGATATATTAGCTAGCCTGTGTTATATTTGATTCCATAACATGATAAAACTTGATTTTATGCTTTCAGCACATTCTATGGAAGAGGTGGAGGCCTTATGCGATCGATTAGGAGTATTTGTAAATGGTAACTTGCAGTGCATCGGAAATCCAAATGAGGTACTTGCTCAAGTGATATGCTTTAATCAAAGTGTATTTCAAAATGAAACTATTAAATGGGTTTGcccataaactattattttactAATCCGGATTCCCAAATTGCATGCATTTATGCAGTCAGCAGCTCAATATCATCAGATCTTGATTGAACGACTCAGATTTTGAGTTCACTAAAATGGTTTTAAAAGTATTTGGAATGCTCACTCAAATTTGAGCTAATCGGTAAAGATCGAACTATGTTGTACTGACTGCGGGAATGAAAGAATCCTTAACTGCACGGTATCAGTAAGGTTATTTATCAGCATTTATATGGTTAATGTATGTAGGTTTGAATGCAACTTTAAAACTCCAAGCTGCATACACTTGTACCGTGTTTTCAATTTAGTGACAAATATAAAGTGCCAATTTAAACCATGTATATTTTGACTTATTATAGCTATTTCTGTTGTTTTGTCATAGCTAAAAGTCAGATATGGAGGAACTTATGTGTTGACAATGACAACATCTTCAGATCGCGAGAAGAATGTAGAGAACATGGTACGATAGCTCTCTCCAAATGCCAATAAGATATACCGTCTTTCTGGAACTCAGAAAAAGAGATGGTCGAGACCAACAAAAGTTTAACCTTTCTGATGCAACATTTAGGACTTATTGGATCTTCTTCTCGTCCAAGTTCATCACCACAACTCAACGATGAAACTGATTAAGATAGTGGGGATGAGGACATTGGTAGTGATCATATTGAgtagtatttgtttttattttgttaaattggtTGTATCATGTACTTGgttatacttaatttttttttttggatcatgttttaattaatatttagttctGATTTGtgaacatgatataaattttgtttagaattatcACAATAGTTGGATCAtgctttaataaatatttagttttgatttgaaaacatgatataaattttgttttggattattgcaatagtatttcaattaaagattaatattaaatattttaaaaatgtatttataataatattttcatatattttagttaaaatttttatataaataaaaaatcagacaAATTCGTTTAATGTGGAAATTTAAGCATGCGGATTtcttattgaaaataattttgatacgAAATTACCTGCGGATTTTCATGCGAAACATATTATTGGTGCAAAATTTCGTATGGATATACCTGCAAATTTTCATGCGAAATATATTTGTAGAAACTGTACTGCAGATATTTCTGCATGAAAAGTCGTAAGAAAATGCCTAAAGTTTTCTTAAACGTTGCTGCGGATTTTATTTAAGTTTCCTACGAATTTAGCCGCAGGTAATTTACCTGCAGATAGTGAAATCCTCAGGTAACAATTATCCACGAAGGTTTTACGTGGGGATAAGGTTCCGTTGGGAAATTCGCAGGTAACATGCTTTCCTGCGGAATATTTGCTTAAATCCAGAGGAAAAACGCAGAATTCTAGTAGTGATATACAAAGTTTCAAATACAAAAAGACACTGAATAACATAATCtcataacattttttaatcttttaatagctCGCAATAATGGAGTGTGTTtgtttaaacttaaataaaatgatttttagtttaaaaaatttagagattattttgttgagctttgtttaaaaataatttttttttttattttcgtttgtttactatcataaaaatgattttttttaaatgattttaatatgtttggatacaattttataaaagtataaaattacTATAAAAGACGCTACTTTTCTAATTATCATTTCTTAGACAcatttcaaaattgattaatgtttttttagtaCTAatcaaaaaacaataaataaacgtacaaaagcaaaaaaaaaaaatatcgtatcaaaatataaataatgtaaaaataaaatgatttaaataaaagacatagaaacaacaaaaatacaatgTGGAGAAATTGAAATGGAAAAGAAAACTTGTTGAAAACCTATATATAGTCTCATAGAAATAGAAAAACGGTGACAATTGATTGCGTGAAACTGATGCGTAGTATGGAAAAAACTATAGAATAAAATGATGGAGGacaattttagattttctaAAAGGGTAAAAGATTAAAGATAATTACAAGGAGCTAAGGCGATTTTCCGAAAGGATTTTGTGGCATCTTTCTCTCTCATCTATCACAAGGAGAAAAAGTGagaagttattatttttaacttttcatatttagccaaaaaaaacaatttttttaacaaaataatttttcaaaaatctaaaacaaatacATTTCGAACaatcaaaaatgattttaatttaaaaaaatagattttttcataaaaaaaatctgaaacaaacgcactaatatcaaaacctaaaaaaataattttcaaatatacaAAGGACACCaattaatgtattaaaatttaaagataacatagacacacaacaaaaatatattgaaaacaaaGCATATGCTTGAGGAACTCTGGAATCACATTAAAAAAAGAATGGGTACTCGGAGATAAATTTTAAGCCTATGTGGTATAACTATTGTAGAGGGTGTAGCCTTGctatcaagaaaaaaaaaaaccatacatatcttaaatatattttgttaaagcTTCTTTCTGTATAATGTTATGGGTCTAAGACACTTATACGCCTCATATACAcctttaaagaaaaataaatagagaaaataattttacagaTGCGATATAATGGTGATGTTATAAAAAGAAATCGATAGAAATAAATAGATGTGAGAAATAAATAGGTGTTGAATCACACGAAAAATATAGATATCCAAATATTACTACGTACTCAACAGTAAAATgcatttactttttattttctacaccaacaatataaattaattaaggtTTTAGATGATTTTTTGGACCCTAAAATTGTACTATTTTTTTAGTTCCTCTAAAACATTTCTCCAAACAATGATCTCTcgaatattttttacaaaaaattttaaTCCTgcttttaaatcaattaatgtttatcatctaaatttttgaataatttttgcATGTATggtaaaaacatataaatatatcttccacaaaaatttagaattttttaaaaagagatgaattaaatataatttttttaaacattttgggTTTGAAAATTCATATCTAattcattttttgttaaaaaattctaaatatttataagggagattcttataatgttctaaatattcctaaaaaaatcattcaaaaattagaATGATACATAAATTGACTTAAAAGTAGGTaccaaaattattgataaaatatatttgaggaCCAttgtttaaagaaattttttagagaaactaaaaataaaatatgacatatttataaaaaacaaaaacttatttaaccacTTATTAAAATATGTGTGGTAaatacaaaactaaaaaaattaattttataatagcGTATGAATTAATTTTCCACAATTAAGAATATTATtctaaaaacataattaaatattattcaataatGTTGTGAGGAGATACCTTTATAACTATGGATaagttattaaatttattagttttattacttacataaaaacataataaatgcACTTAACTACAATTCTTATAAAGTGAAAAAGTAGGTTTTtgtgttataaataaataaattcatagtATTAacattcatttttaatttgtaattttctaAATCAAGAAGATAAAAAGTTAGTCTTGTATGGTCACAAGACCAAATGTATAATGGATAGACACATAAAAGAGATTTCTCTTACaaaagtaaaatcaatttttttaaaattaaataagttttttgtttctttaaaatttcaaaattttatttttagtctaaattatttttcaactttttactccataaaaaatattttattcacttcaatctctattttaaaaagtttttaaaaaattaaaacttttagtccctaaaaaaagtctctataaaattaaaattgtgactaagaataattttttttaaaagattgaatttaaattttataatttgatattgactaaaaaaatatttaatcatattttattattgaaaaacatGTCTCTTTGAAtgtatatttgattttgtgACCATACAAGACTTTGCTCAGACATTACTATTgcgtagtattttttttttgttagaaacaacctttaaaacaaattagacttcattgcagttttggtccctctattttagctgaatcgcaaaagtagtccatccattttatttatctccagttttggtctccaaatagaattttagtccaaaatttaatgaaattttatttttttttgcgtttatttaagtcacacaatgccttaagatctcgtggtgcaacaattgtacctgaaatttataatcataaacggtgtagtacgacttatatttgagagaccaaaactaaaaataaataaaatgagagaactactttcgtgattcaactaaaatacggagaccaaaattgcaattaaacctaCAAATTATCAATACATTACTATATGTATATTCATTGATTTCCAAACATCAAAATCTTAATTATAAAAgactttgaaaattttataaattatttaaattataacattGTCTTTTAAAAGCTGcaagatttttttatataaaaataattctttaaaatCTCAATGTAATACACCTTCCTTAATGTATTccaatgtaaaaaattataaatatttccaTCCCCTCTTGCCTCTTCAATTATTGAACAAAAAAACACAATAATCTCATTCAAGAAAAGAAAGCAGTTTGATTAGGAATGGTGGATGAGTTAAGTAGATGACTCTCTTCCATAGTTGCTGCATAATTTTAATATCTTGTTATAAGGATTCTCTGGTTTCTCAAGATCCTCCAAACCCGTTAAATTTGCTAATGAAGTGAAAGCCCTAGACTTTCCATTATAAAACTTTGAAAGCCCCTTCTTCTGTATATATATACCAACATCAAAAGACACAAATTTAGCTATTtcataagttaaaaataaaaccttagaaataataattataataaaagtaaaactcATTGAGAAAAACTTAACAGAGATAGATAAATATTAGTACTTTTTTGAATGTTGTTGAACCAGAGAAGATATGCCACTTAATTAATGGATCATCGATGATTAGTTgatggagaagaagaagaagttgaaGATGTTACTTTTCCAAAAGAATCAAATTCCAATGATGTTGAgtcttttgaaattttagaaataGAATCATCAATCTCATCATGAATTGGTCGTTTCTTTTGTGTTTTAGTCATGATATTGTTTTCTTGTTCTCCATTTTAAGTGTTCTATTTCCGATTTTCTATCAATCTACCACAAACAACAAATTATACTTTATAGGATAGGATGGTTTATATATTGgagatataatattttgtgttgatttgtcgatattcttgtcaaaaaaagaaagatttgatcaattttataaattctcTCCAACtgaatcatatatatttagattCACGCCAATAATTACATTATGTAATTTCATGCaccaaaaaaagaaacattaatttaagatttgatttttttgaaaggattaatttatttatttgaggaCAAACATTACACCACTTATGGTGAAAACTGGGGTGAATCGGATAAGTTCGGTGATTCGGATGTTTTGGATTTTGTACCACGCACCCCACatttttacctcccaccccctcAATCATGTGTAAAAGACCATTttatcctcaatttcatctattaaaacccaaaaaaaaattgactccTTTTTTAcccaattttttcaaaagtttgtaATATCTGAATCTGATCCTACCCACCCCTCGAacatttgaaacttccgaatctcaaaagtaagtaaaaattcgaatatttcaaatatttgaaatgtatGAAACCCCAAATCGTTCGAAAGTTTGTATCATGTTGAAAGTTTCGTAATGGAAGTCTCGAAAGTTTGAAAGTTTAGAAacatagaaactttcgaaagtttcatggaattagaaagtttcgaaatggttgaTGCTCGAAGAAATGAAAATTTCGAAATAGAGGTCgaaaatatgaaagtttcgaatgaTGAAACTTTCAAAGTATATTTTCCCCATAAataatgaaactttcgaaagtttcgttgaacaagaaagttttgaaatacAGAAACTTTCGagaatatgaaagtttcgaaatgcaaaaTTTTGCAAAACTTTCGATATAAGTTGAGTTTCGAAATTTTGGTATtaatggaaagtttcgaaatacatttttattagtaataaatagtaataaattaatagtaataaataataataaatttattaatggtaataataaatttaaactcacattcattaattaattaactttaaacTCTTATTTCATTTTCCTATCAAATTTCAAGCACCATTTGCATGCACGTTCACTAACGAACCACTCTCCAATTACTCTCTCAAAACTCTCTTCATTGTGACTTACATCACTATCTGTTGAAAATCATAATACTTTAATagaaatttattgaaaataatggTGACATTTATGAGAGttaatgttgttgtgaattgaaaaaattaagaagTCCCACATATAAGggatatcacacactagtagggtatatatGGTGGAGCTATGGAACTTGGGGAGGGCTCCAAagggtaccccaattttgtgaaggaggaaGAACACAAGCAatattgaccaccacacacACGCGCTGCCGTCCGTCCGGCCGGCCCGACCTTGACTTTGGCTAtgtggtgtattattatttcttagcatgtgaaaattaattaattattttaattgactGATTGCTTGCGTTTTATCTCTAATTGATACGTTAATTACGTAACTGCCCTCTCCTCCACTGAGTCACATATCTGATCCAGTATTTCTTCCTAAAATCGTGTGTCTGTTTTTTGCctggtcaaaaccctaatctttggtCTCATTTTCTTTTGTTGCCCGATCAAAACTCAGAGTCAAACCCTAagtttggagcgcacgtttTGGGCGATCAGCAACTTAGGAGCGCAAGTTTCTAGGGTCACATCTTGGAGTGCACGTTCTAATGGACCCCTGATtctctcagatccagttgcggatttcctctataaatagagggttctcctcAGTTGGAAAAACACACCAAAAGCACTTCGTATCTaaggcttttctcacttctcccccttcttactATATTCTTCTATTTCTTCCGAGTGGACTTagtgccatattacgagtggcAGTCATACAACttccatattgagggtgtaattctagaacggtttttctacagtgcagtagaattTCGATACAAAGTATCTGGGCtattttatcctggggacttcgtggttgatagtctgcctttcACAATTTGGgaagtgcctcgaaacgtcttaaagagagcgacctagtcctcGACTCAACCGAGTAATATTTTCAGTggcataaattattttcaaaaggtCTTTTTCGAAATTCATAAACAACAATTTTGAGACGTTTTCGAACTGCCATGTCTACCGACAAAATTACTGGGACATGTTCTTCTGCTTCTGACTATAAGAAACCGTTTCAGTTTGAGGGAAGTCATTTCAAATGATGGCAACAAAAgatgatgttttttttaaccACGAAAAAGCTTGCCAACTTTCTGAAGGATGACATTCCTGTTGTACCAAAAGAAGGTGAACAAACATAAAAGGATAAGATAGTTGTTGAATTAACCCAATGGGAACataatgattacttatgtaagaattatattcttaatggacttTGTTGATGATCTGTATGATTACTACAGTTCCGAAAGCAATACTGCTAAACAGGTTTGGGATGctctaaagaagaaatatgatactgAGGAAGCTGGAGCCAAAAAGTATGTTGTTAGCCACTACCTCAAATATCAAATGACGGATGGCAGATCAGTGAAAGCTCAGTCTcatgaaatccagaaaattGCTCACAAGATCATCTCTAAAGGTATGTCCCAAAATGAACAGTTTcagattgttgttattattgacaaacttccccctgcttggaaagattttaaaaattctctttggcataaaacaaaataattttctttataaagtCTGATAACTCGCCTTAGAATTGAGGAGGAATCTCGTAAGCAAGACCAGAAAGATGAAATTCTTCTTGTggcaaataacaagaaaaagaaattcatcGGAGCAGTTCTGAAGCCAAATGACAAGCAACTAAAGAATCAGAATCGCACTTCaaagaacaacaacaagaatgGGAACCCTCCAAAGGTCCCAATTGTTAGGCAGCAACCAACTCCTAGAAATGGCCATCTCCATTTTCTTTGTTTCTATTGTGGGAAATATGGTCATATGGCACGCAAGTGTAAGAACAAGTCAAGCGCTGCTAATCCGGCCAACTTGACAGAAGAGAAATTCATTGCTATGATAACTGAGATCAACCTTGTTGGTGGATTAGATGGATGGTGGATAGACACTGATGCCTCACACCATGTTTGTTATGATCGTGTTATGTTAAAACATACACTACTgctgaagataagaaagtgttGTTGGGAGATTCTCACACCACTAATGTTGCTGGTATTGGAGATGTGAAACTAATATTCACATTTGGAAAGACCTTAATTATGAAGGACGTCATGCACACTCCAGAAATAAGGAAGAATCTGGTTTCTGGGTTTATTCTCAATAAGGCAGGGTTTACTCAGTCTATAGGGGCATatttgtacaccatttctaaaaatggcATTTTTGTTGGAAAAGGGTACGCCACTGATGGCatgtttaaatttaatgttgaaatgaataaaatgtctcattctgcttacatgttgtgtgattttaatatttggcatgctagactctGTCATATGAACAAACgtgtgatttcaaacttaagtaatttagccttaattccaaagttatctcTAAAGGAATTGGAAATTGTGATTTTTgcagtcaagctaaaataacaaagagatCACATAAATCAATAGTTAGAGAATCTGAACCTCTAGACTTAATACACTCttatatatgtgaacttgatggaACGCTAACCAGAAATGGAAAAcgttatttcatcacttttattgacgattgctCTGACtttaattttgtatatcttatgaaaaataaaagtgaagcgcttgacatgtttaagatctttgtaactgaaattgaaaatcaatttagtaaaaagattaagaggtttcgtagtgatagaggaacaTAGTATGATTCCAGTttgtttaatgagttttataaaacccaaggaattatacatgaaactaCTGCATCGTATtcacctgaaatgaatggtaaagctgaaagaaagaatataacTCTTACTATATTAGTTGTTGCTATTATTCTTAACTCTGGTGCTGCATCTCATTGGTAgggggaaattattttgactgtttgctatgttttgagtAGAGTTTCTAATTCTAAAAGCAAAgaatctccttatgagataatgaagaaaaaaaacccaacttgtcttattttcgaACATGGGGTTGTCTGGattatgtcagaatccccgatcccaaGCGAATTAAACTCCCAAGTAGAGtctatgaatgtgtattcattgggtatgcagtaaacagCAAAGCgaataggttttatgacctaaatgcgaaagtgatcataaaatcaaatgatgttgacttctatgaaaataaattccctttcaaatcgagaaatagtgggggcagcgaacctAGTCAAGTTCCTGTGACAATAAGCACtaaaagcaacaaacaagacgaaacagaaactcgaaggagtaagagttgctaaaaattatggaccagaatacatgacctataatttagaagaggatcctaCAAATCATAAAGAAGCTCTATCATCATTggatgcagatctatggcaagaagctataaacgacTAAATGGATTTTCTAGAGTCGGCATTTGGTAGACTTGCCTCCTGGTttcaaaccaataggttgtaaatggattttgaaaaagaaactaaaacccgatggatctattaataaatacaaagacacaccttgtagccaaaggttttagacaaagagaaaatatagatttcttcgacactttctcaccggtcactagactaacatccatcagggtgcttatatcacttgcgactattcataacctggtgatacaccaaaTGAATGTTAAGACaacctttttaaatggtgacttggaagaagaaatttatatggaacaacttgaaggttttgtaattcatggacaagaagacaaTGTCTATAAGTTAGATAAGtctttgtatggtcttaaacaagctcctaagcaatggcaagaaaaatttgataacttgattatgtcgaatgagtttaaagtgaatgaaagtgacaaatgtatttattacaaatatgataatggcatttgcactatcatatgtctctatgtagacgacttactcatatttggttcaaacattcatgctgtgaATAATGTAAAATCATTGTtgagtaacaactttgatatgaaagacctcgggGAAGCGaatgtaatccttggaatcaacattactaggtcagaaaagggaatttctttggatcaatctcactacATTGAAAAGattctaaagaaatataattactttgactgtaaaccttcttgcacaccatatgatccaagtgtaaaacttttcaagaactctggtgaaggtgttagacaaattgaatatgcgagcatcattggcagcctcatgtatgccactgattgtactagacccgaaaTTGCCTATGTCGTAggattgttgtgcaggtttactagtagacctagtatggatcATTGGTACgctatcgaaagagtcatgagataccttaaaaggaccatgaatctcggattacattatcaatGATTTTCTGCCGTCTTTGAAAGATACAttgatgctgattggaacacattaccagatgactccaaagcaaccaATGGCTATGTTTTTAG from Cicer arietinum cultivar CDC Frontier isolate Library 1 chromosome 3, Cicar.CDCFrontier_v2.0, whole genome shotgun sequence encodes:
- the LOC101502519 gene encoding ABC transporter A family member 7-like — translated: MKLESWYVIILMRYFKTTVVEESLTSLNLFHGGVADKQAGKYSGGVKRRLSVAISLIGDPKVVYMDEPSTRLDHASRKCLWNVIKLAKQDRAIILTTHSMEEVEALCDRLGVFVNGNLQCIGNPNELKVRYGGTYVLTMTTSSDREKNVENMVR
- the LOC140919746 gene encoding uncharacterized protein; its protein translation is MDFVDDLYDYYSSESNTAKQVWDALKKKYDTEEAGAKKYVVSHYLKYQMTDGRSVKAQSHEIQKIAHKIISKGMSQNEQIEEESRKQDQKDEILLVANNKKKKFIGAVLKPNDKQLKNQNRTSKNNNKNGNPPKVPIVRQQPTPRNGHLHFLCFYCGKYGHMARKCKNKSSAANPANLTEEKFIAMITEINLVGGLDGWWIDTDASHHVYKKVLLGDSHTTNVAGIGDVKLIFTFGKTLIMKDVMHTPEIRKNLVSGFILNKAGFTQSIGAYLYTISKNGIFVGKGYIDADWNTLPDDSKATNGYVFSIAGGDVSWKSKKHTILVQSTMESEMIVLATASE